One Paraburkholderia aromaticivorans genomic region harbors:
- a CDS encoding HesA/MoeB/ThiF family protein yields the protein MNDDQLLRYSRHILVDEIGIEAQQRFLDAHAIVVGAGGLGSPAAMYLAAAGVGRLTLVDADTVDLTNLQRQILHVTASVGRKKVESGRDAIAQINPEVVVNAVAERVDDAWLDAQVPHASVVLDCTDNFATRHAINRACVKHGVPLVSGAALRFDGQISTFDFRDPASPCYACVFPEDQPFEEVACSTMGVFAPTVGIVGSMQAAEALKVIGGIGTPLLGRLMMLDSLRMEWTTMRITRQPDCPVCGQTHLA from the coding sequence ATGAACGACGATCAACTCCTTCGCTATTCCCGCCACATCCTCGTCGATGAAATCGGTATCGAGGCGCAGCAGCGCTTTCTCGATGCGCACGCGATCGTCGTCGGCGCGGGCGGCTTGGGTTCGCCCGCTGCGATGTATCTGGCGGCGGCCGGCGTCGGCCGTTTGACGCTGGTCGATGCGGATACGGTCGACCTGACCAATCTGCAGCGGCAAATCCTGCATGTGACCGCATCGGTTGGACGCAAGAAGGTGGAGTCCGGACGCGACGCGATCGCGCAGATCAATCCCGAGGTCGTGGTGAACGCGGTGGCCGAGCGCGTCGACGACGCGTGGCTCGACGCGCAAGTGCCGCACGCGAGCGTCGTGCTCGATTGCACGGATAACTTCGCCACGCGCCATGCGATCAACCGCGCCTGCGTGAAACACGGCGTGCCGCTGGTGTCGGGCGCGGCGTTGCGCTTCGACGGCCAGATCAGCACCTTTGATTTCCGCGACCCAGCTTCGCCGTGCTATGCCTGCGTGTTTCCCGAAGACCAGCCGTTCGAAGAAGTCGCGTGTTCGACGATGGGCGTGTTCGCGCCGACAGTCGGCATCGTCGGCTCGATGCAGGCCGCTGAAGCGCTTAAGGTGATCGGCGGAATCGGCACGCCGTTGCTCGGCCGGCTGATGATGCTCGATTCGCTGCGGATGGAGTGGACTACGATGCGCATCACGCGCCAGCCGGATTGCCCGGTGTGCGGGCAGACGCACCTCGCCTGA
- a CDS encoding CU044_2847 family protein produces MRSEAVEVTLQSGRNILIEVSVQGEEPVSNASQTFSDFGESLTELAKSISSAIEAIKPDSAEVEFGVEAALESGKLTTFLVKGSGSANVKVTLRWGKS; encoded by the coding sequence ATGCGTTCAGAAGCAGTGGAAGTGACACTCCAGAGCGGACGCAACATCCTCATCGAGGTGTCGGTGCAGGGTGAAGAGCCCGTTTCCAACGCCAGTCAGACTTTCAGTGATTTCGGAGAATCGCTGACTGAACTCGCCAAATCGATTAGTTCGGCCATAGAGGCAATCAAGCCAGATTCCGCTGAAGTGGAATTTGGTGTTGAGGCCGCACTTGAATCGGGAAAACTAACCACGTTCCTCGTGAAAGGCTCCGGCTCAGCGAACGTAAAGGTAACCCTGCGTTGGGGAAAATCTTGA
- a CDS encoding HPr family phosphocarrier protein produces MLQQETTIVNKLGLHARASAKLTQLAGNYQAEIWMSRNGRRINAKSIMGVMMLAAGIGSTVLIETEGSDEKEAMDALLKLIADKFGEGQ; encoded by the coding sequence ATGCTGCAACAGGAAACGACAATTGTGAACAAGCTGGGGCTGCACGCGCGCGCGTCGGCCAAGTTGACCCAACTCGCGGGCAACTATCAGGCGGAAATCTGGATGAGCCGTAATGGCCGCCGTATCAACGCCAAGAGCATCATGGGCGTGATGATGCTGGCCGCGGGCATCGGCAGCACGGTGCTGATCGAAACGGAAGGCTCCGACGAAAAAGAAGCGATGGACGCATTGTTGAAACTGATTGCCGATAAATTCGGCGAGGGGCAGTGA
- a CDS encoding accessory factor UbiK family protein — translation MKQPNDVFNDFQARMSELFKNSPAKDVERNVKAMLSQGFSKLDLVTREEFDTQTQVLVRTRARLEELERRVAELEQKLPVTQTP, via the coding sequence ATGAAACAACCGAACGATGTTTTTAACGACTTTCAGGCCCGCATGAGCGAGTTGTTCAAGAACTCGCCGGCCAAAGATGTCGAACGCAACGTCAAAGCCATGCTGTCGCAGGGTTTCTCGAAGCTCGACCTGGTCACGCGTGAGGAATTCGATACCCAGACCCAGGTGCTGGTGCGCACGCGCGCTCGCCTCGAAGAGCTGGAACGCCGCGTCGCCGAACTCGAACAGAAGCTGCCGGTCACGCAAACGCCGTAA
- a CDS encoding ammonium transporter — translation MRKLMMSMLMAGSLLAGGIGAALADDASAPAAASAAASDTTASAPAPDASAAPAAAAASAPAADASAAPAASAAAAAPAASDAAPAAPTAPFSVDSSKINSGDTAWMLTSTALVLFMTIPGLALFYGGMVRKKSVLAILMQSFAITCLVSIVWVVVGYSLAFTPGGSFIGGFSRFFMSGMNYIKGDKATTLTVSHLAPTIPETVYVVYQMTFAIITPALITGAFADRMKFSAMLVFMTLWSIIVYSPIAHMVWEPTGWLASAGILDFAGGTVVHINAGIAALVCALVLGKRVGYGKEAMAPHNLTLTLIGGAMLWVGWFGFNAGSAVAADGRAGFAMFATQVATAAAALAWMFAEWATKGKPSVLGIVSGAVAGLVAITPASGFVGLAGSLVIGIAAGVICFWSATWLKHKLGYDDSLDAFGVHCIGGIVGALLTGVFAVKDIGGADGSVILQAKGVLTTLVYSGVVSYILLKVIDMVMGLRVTEEQEREGLDVTLHGEHVE, via the coding sequence ATGCGCAAATTAATGATGTCCATGCTGATGGCCGGTTCGCTGCTCGCGGGCGGTATCGGCGCCGCCCTCGCGGACGACGCTTCCGCCCCCGCAGCCGCTTCGGCCGCTGCTTCCGATACGACGGCGAGCGCGCCGGCACCGGACGCTTCGGCGGCACCTGCTGCCGCCGCGGCTTCGGCACCGGCCGCTGACGCGTCCGCCGCACCGGCTGCCAGCGCGGCCGCCGCCGCACCTGCAGCATCGGACGCTGCGCCGGCTGCCCCGACCGCGCCGTTCTCGGTCGATTCGTCGAAGATCAATTCGGGCGACACCGCCTGGATGTTGACCTCCACCGCGCTCGTGCTGTTCATGACGATTCCGGGTCTGGCGCTGTTTTACGGCGGCATGGTCCGCAAGAAGAGCGTGCTCGCGATTCTGATGCAAAGCTTTGCGATCACCTGCCTCGTGTCGATCGTCTGGGTCGTGGTGGGCTACAGCCTCGCCTTCACGCCGGGCGGTTCGTTCATTGGCGGCTTCTCGCGCTTCTTCATGTCAGGCATGAACTACATCAAGGGCGACAAGGCCACGACGCTGACCGTCAGCCACCTCGCGCCGACGATCCCGGAAACGGTCTACGTCGTCTATCAGATGACGTTCGCGATCATTACCCCGGCACTGATCACGGGCGCGTTTGCCGACCGTATGAAGTTCTCGGCGATGCTGGTGTTCATGACGCTGTGGTCGATCATCGTCTACTCGCCGATCGCGCACATGGTCTGGGAACCGACCGGCTGGCTGGCTAGCGCGGGCATCCTCGACTTCGCGGGCGGCACGGTGGTGCACATCAACGCCGGTATCGCGGCGCTGGTCTGCGCTCTGGTGCTCGGCAAGCGTGTCGGTTACGGCAAGGAAGCGATGGCGCCGCACAACCTGACGCTCACGCTGATCGGTGGCGCCATGCTGTGGGTAGGCTGGTTCGGCTTCAACGCGGGTTCGGCAGTGGCAGCAGACGGCCGTGCCGGTTTCGCCATGTTCGCCACGCAAGTGGCCACCGCAGCAGCAGCACTCGCCTGGATGTTCGCCGAATGGGCAACCAAGGGTAAGCCGTCGGTGCTCGGTATCGTGTCGGGTGCCGTGGCAGGTCTGGTGGCGATTACGCCGGCTTCGGGCTTCGTCGGTTTGGCGGGTTCGCTGGTGATCGGTATCGCGGCAGGCGTGATCTGCTTCTGGTCGGCAACGTGGCTCAAGCACAAGCTCGGTTACGACGACTCGCTCGACGCGTTCGGCGTGCACTGCATCGGCGGTATCGTGGGTGCGCTGCTGACCGGTGTGTTCGCGGTGAAGGACATCGGCGGCGCGGATGGCAGCGTGATCCTGCAAGCCAAGGGCGTGCTGACGACGCTGGTCTACAGCGGCGTGGTGAGCTACATCCTGCTGAAGGTCATCGACATGGTGATGGGCCTGCGTGTGACCGAAGAACAGGAACGCGAAGGTCTGGACGTGACGCTGCACGGCGAACACGTCGAATAA
- a CDS encoding P-II family nitrogen regulator — MKLITAIIKPFKLDEAREALSAIGVSGITVTEVKGFGRQKGHTELYRGAEYVVDFLPKVKIEAAVSDDIVDQAIEALERAARTGKIGDGKIFVTPIEQVIRIRTGETGADAL, encoded by the coding sequence ATGAAACTCATTACCGCAATCATCAAGCCGTTCAAGCTCGATGAGGCGCGCGAAGCCTTGTCGGCCATCGGCGTCTCGGGCATCACGGTGACGGAAGTCAAAGGTTTCGGTCGCCAGAAAGGCCACACGGAACTGTATCGCGGCGCTGAATACGTCGTCGATTTTCTGCCGAAGGTGAAGATCGAGGCCGCTGTCTCGGACGACATCGTCGACCAGGCGATCGAGGCGCTCGAGCGCGCGGCACGCACCGGCAAGATCGGCGACGGCAAGATTTTCGTCACGCCGATCGAACAAGTGATTCGGATCCGCACCGGGGAGACTGGCGCGGACGCTCTGTAA
- the gshA gene encoding glutamate--cysteine ligase, translating to MVPHLVTALNGPLLDLERKILDATPAIERWFRLEWQEHTPPFYCSVDLRNAGFKLAPVDTNLFPGAFNNLPQEVLPLAVQAAMASIEKICPDAKNLLVIPERHTRNAFYLENVARLAAIMRQAGLNVRFGTLDETINGPVTIALSDGQKLVLEPLERSQRRLGLKNFDPCSILLNNDLSGGIPPILENLHEQYLLPPLHAGWAVRRKSTHFSCYDDVAKKFAKMVEIDPWMINPYFAHVEGVDFQERTGEEALTDAIDGVLKKIAKKYREYGISEKPYVVIKSDAGTYGMGVMTVHDASEVAALTKRERAKMAATKDGLEVHDVIVQEGVYTFERIGEEVAEPVVYMIDRYVVGGFYRVHGSRERDQNLNAPGMHFVPLGFEHTALPDAHAKPGAAVPNRFYMYGVVARLGLLAASVELEKTDPEAIQV from the coding sequence ATGGTTCCGCACCTAGTTACGGCGTTAAACGGCCCGCTGCTCGATCTTGAGCGGAAGATCCTCGACGCTACTCCCGCCATCGAACGCTGGTTCCGGCTCGAATGGCAGGAGCACACGCCGCCGTTCTACTGTTCCGTCGATCTGCGCAACGCGGGCTTCAAGCTCGCGCCGGTCGATACCAATCTGTTTCCTGGCGCATTCAACAATCTGCCGCAGGAAGTGTTGCCGCTGGCCGTGCAGGCCGCGATGGCCTCGATCGAGAAGATCTGCCCGGACGCCAAGAACCTGCTGGTGATTCCGGAACGCCACACGCGCAACGCGTTTTATCTCGAGAATGTCGCCCGTTTGGCCGCGATCATGCGCCAGGCCGGCTTGAACGTGCGTTTCGGCACGCTCGACGAAACCATCAACGGGCCGGTCACGATCGCGCTCTCCGACGGCCAGAAACTCGTGCTCGAACCGCTCGAACGCTCGCAGCGCCGCCTCGGCCTGAAGAACTTCGACCCGTGCTCGATTCTGCTGAACAACGATTTGTCGGGTGGCATCCCGCCCATACTCGAGAATCTGCACGAGCAGTACCTGCTGCCGCCGCTGCATGCCGGCTGGGCCGTTCGCCGTAAATCGACGCATTTTTCCTGCTATGACGACGTCGCGAAGAAATTCGCGAAGATGGTCGAGATCGATCCGTGGATGATCAATCCGTACTTCGCGCATGTGGAAGGCGTCGACTTCCAGGAGCGCACCGGCGAAGAAGCGCTGACGGACGCGATCGACGGCGTGCTGAAGAAGATCGCCAAGAAGTATCGCGAGTACGGCATCTCCGAAAAACCGTATGTCGTCATCAAGTCGGATGCGGGCACTTATGGCATGGGCGTGATGACCGTGCACGACGCGTCGGAAGTCGCCGCGCTCACCAAGCGCGAACGCGCCAAGATGGCCGCGACCAAAGACGGCCTTGAAGTGCATGACGTGATCGTGCAGGAAGGCGTGTACACCTTCGAACGCATCGGCGAAGAAGTGGCCGAGCCGGTCGTGTACATGATCGACCGCTACGTGGTGGGCGGCTTCTACCGCGTGCACGGCAGCCGCGAGCGCGATCAGAATCTGAACGCGCCGGGCATGCACTTCGTGCCGCTCGGCTTCGAGCATACGGCGCTGCCCGACGCGCACGCCAAGCCCGGCGCGGCGGTGCCGAACCGCTTCTATATGTACGGCGTGGTGGCGCGGCTCGGGCTGCTGGCCGCATCGGTGGAACTGGAAAAAACCGATCCGGAAGCGATTCAGGTCTAA
- the ptsP gene encoding phosphoenolpyruvate--protein phosphotransferase, which translates to MSFTLHGIPVSRGIAIGRAYLIAPAALDVDHYLIEPAQIESEIERFRTAQQHVHYELETLRADLAADAPSEMGAFITVHSMILNDAMLVQETFDLIRTRRYNVEWALTEQLERLSRHFDDIEDEYLRERKADIEQVVERVLKALAGASVGLGDGVHGACDEMIVVAHDIAPADMMQFKTQTFQGFVTDLGGRTSHTAIVARSLGIPAAVGVQHASALIRQDDLIIVDGDHGIVIVDPAPIVLEEYSYRQSEKALEQRKLQRLKFSPTQTLCGTRIELCANIELPDDARAAIDAGATGVGLFRTEFLFMNHKDRLPEEEEQFGAYRRAVELMNGLPVTIRTIDVGADKPLDSMSGGDSYETAANPALGLRAIRWSLSEPQMFLTQLRAILRASAFGLVKILIPMLAHAQEIDQTLDLIREAKRQLDDAGMAYDPNVQVGAMIEIPAAAIALPLFLKRLDFLSIGTNDLIQYTLAIDRADNSVAHLYDPLHPAVLYLIAFTLREAKRAGVPVSVCGEMAGDPALTRLLLGMGLTEFSMHPSQLLVVKQEVLRSHLKTLEKPVADVLASFEPEEVQAALKRVMLA; encoded by the coding sequence GTGTCCTTCACGCTGCATGGAATTCCCGTGTCACGCGGTATCGCCATCGGGCGGGCTTATCTGATCGCCCCGGCTGCACTTGACGTAGACCACTATCTGATCGAACCCGCCCAGATCGAGAGCGAGATCGAGCGCTTTCGCACGGCCCAACAACACGTGCATTACGAGCTCGAAACGCTGCGTGCCGATCTCGCCGCGGATGCGCCGAGTGAAATGGGCGCGTTCATCACCGTTCATTCAATGATCCTGAACGATGCGATGCTCGTGCAGGAAACCTTCGACCTGATCCGTACACGCCGCTACAACGTGGAGTGGGCGCTGACCGAGCAGCTCGAGCGCCTGTCGCGCCATTTCGACGACATCGAAGACGAGTACCTGCGCGAGCGCAAAGCCGATATCGAACAGGTAGTGGAGCGCGTGCTGAAGGCGCTGGCCGGCGCGTCGGTGGGTCTGGGAGACGGCGTGCACGGCGCGTGCGACGAAATGATCGTGGTCGCGCACGACATCGCGCCGGCCGACATGATGCAGTTCAAGACCCAGACGTTTCAGGGTTTCGTCACGGACCTCGGCGGCCGCACGTCGCACACGGCGATCGTCGCGCGTAGCCTGGGCATCCCGGCGGCGGTCGGCGTGCAGCACGCGAGCGCGCTGATTCGCCAGGACGACCTGATCATCGTCGACGGCGATCACGGGATTGTGATCGTCGACCCCGCGCCGATCGTGCTGGAAGAGTACTCGTATCGGCAAAGTGAGAAAGCGCTCGAGCAGCGCAAGCTGCAGCGGCTCAAGTTTTCGCCCACACAAACGCTGTGCGGCACCCGCATCGAACTGTGCGCGAACATCGAGTTGCCGGACGACGCGCGCGCGGCGATCGACGCGGGCGCGACGGGCGTCGGCCTGTTCCGCACTGAGTTCCTGTTCATGAATCACAAGGACCGCTTGCCGGAAGAGGAAGAGCAGTTCGGCGCGTACCGTCGCGCGGTCGAGCTGATGAACGGGCTGCCGGTCACCATCCGCACCATCGACGTGGGCGCCGACAAGCCGCTCGATTCGATGAGCGGGGGCGATAGTTACGAAACCGCCGCGAATCCGGCCCTGGGGCTGAGAGCGATTCGCTGGAGCCTTTCCGAGCCGCAGATGTTCCTCACGCAGTTGCGCGCGATTCTGCGCGCGTCGGCGTTCGGCTTGGTGAAAATTCTGATTCCGATGCTCGCGCACGCGCAGGAAATCGACCAGACGCTCGATCTGATTCGCGAAGCCAAGCGTCAGCTCGACGACGCGGGTATGGCCTACGATCCGAACGTACAGGTCGGCGCGATGATCGAGATCCCGGCCGCCGCCATCGCTTTGCCGCTGTTCCTGAAGCGGCTCGATTTCCTGTCGATCGGCACCAACGATCTGATCCAGTACACGCTCGCGATCGATCGCGCGGACAACTCGGTCGCGCATTTGTACGACCCGCTGCATCCGGCGGTTCTGTATCTGATCGCGTTCACGCTGCGCGAAGCGAAGCGGGCGGGCGTGCCGGTCTCGGTGTGCGGTGAGATGGCCGGGGATCCGGCGTTGACGCGTCTATTGCTCGGCATGGGCCTCACCGAGTTTTCGATGCATCCGAGCCAGCTGCTGGTGGTGAAGCAGGAAGTGCTGCGCTCGCATCTGAAGACGCTGGAGAAGCCGGTGGCCGATGTGCTGGCATCGTTCGAACCGGAAGAAGTGCAGGCTGCGCTGAAGCGCGTGATGCTGGCCTGA
- the gshB gene encoding glutathione synthase, with protein sequence MDILFIADPLAQFKIYKDSTYAMMAEAARRGHVVYTCEPKHLAWTGGDVEANVQRFAIVGDVTDLHREVWYDAEAAAPRSLKSFSAVVMRKDPPFDMEYVTSTWLLEMAERGGARIFNKPQAIRDHSEKLAIGEFAQFVTPTLVTRDATRLRAFHEEHGDVILKPLDGMGGMGVFRVKADGMNLGSIIEMLSHDGARSVMAQKFIPEIKEGDKRILLIGGEAVPYSLARIPQGNEVRGNLAAGGLGVARPLTEHDRKIADTLAPVLAARGLLLVGLDAIGDWLTEVNVTSPTCFREIMDQTGFDVAAMFIDALERATG encoded by the coding sequence ATGGACATTCTTTTCATCGCCGATCCGCTCGCGCAATTCAAGATCTACAAAGACTCGACCTACGCGATGATGGCCGAAGCGGCGCGCCGCGGTCACGTGGTGTACACGTGCGAGCCGAAGCATCTGGCGTGGACGGGCGGTGACGTCGAGGCGAACGTGCAGCGCTTTGCGATTGTCGGCGACGTCACCGATCTGCATCGCGAAGTCTGGTACGACGCTGAAGCCGCCGCGCCGCGCTCGCTCAAGAGCTTCAGCGCCGTGGTGATGCGCAAGGACCCACCGTTCGACATGGAATACGTCACGTCGACGTGGCTGCTCGAAATGGCCGAACGCGGCGGCGCGCGCATTTTCAACAAACCGCAGGCGATTCGCGACCACTCGGAAAAGCTCGCGATCGGCGAGTTCGCCCAGTTCGTCACGCCCACGCTGGTCACGCGCGACGCAACCCGCTTGCGTGCCTTCCATGAAGAACACGGCGACGTGATCCTGAAGCCGCTCGACGGCATGGGCGGCATGGGCGTGTTCCGCGTGAAGGCCGACGGCATGAACCTCGGTTCGATCATCGAAATGCTGAGCCACGACGGCGCGCGGTCGGTGATGGCGCAGAAATTCATCCCCGAGATCAAAGAGGGCGACAAGCGTATTTTGTTGATCGGCGGCGAAGCCGTGCCGTATTCGCTCGCACGTATTCCTCAGGGTAATGAAGTGCGCGGCAATCTCGCGGCCGGCGGCCTCGGCGTGGCGCGGCCGCTGACCGAGCATGACCGCAAGATCGCCGATACGCTGGCGCCGGTGCTCGCTGCGCGCGGTTTGCTGCTGGTCGGGCTGGACGCGATCGGCGACTGGCTGACCGAAGTGAACGTGACGAGCCCGACGTGTTTCCGCGAGATCATGGATCAAACCGGCTTCGACGTCGCCGCCATGTTCATCGACGCATTGGAGCGCGCAACGGGTTGA
- a CDS encoding serine protease, translating into MIKDLHASEIDVQWSDQKLKASIIDGVDFGNRDLALLSIKQLNGSHACVRISSNTCAGDYCYAFGYSDLRTDGDPVTLEIEGNLLSDVKLKGGQVRPGLSGSPILNLRTGYVCGVLRTTRDRAIDIGGIAVGLQDTEVLKRNKRSRVGASLWERRRNECLAGLDGTKGRPPTKKEQRIAEKGRRNSWRWWIYGLWGSRKETPIASVGYFRLFTLNKNTGIVSDGRVFRVDQATWRIIEARGQWASNPFLLEPERMTICYTLKRRHLENPDPLAPPPEHRSVMELTRQLKTPLVGDECWEGPFDDLGRHRRDVSGYILAERLPLEVMEPDSAYALVEENGGRFIQILQKSMST; encoded by the coding sequence GTGATCAAGGATCTTCACGCGTCGGAAATCGATGTGCAATGGTCCGACCAGAAATTGAAGGCATCAATCATTGACGGAGTCGACTTCGGAAACCGAGATCTCGCTCTTCTATCGATCAAACAACTTAATGGATCTCACGCCTGCGTGAGAATCAGTTCAAATACCTGCGCTGGTGACTATTGCTACGCCTTCGGTTACAGTGACCTTCGTACCGACGGAGATCCGGTAACGCTCGAAATAGAGGGCAATCTCTTGAGCGATGTAAAGCTTAAGGGTGGCCAAGTACGGCCCGGGCTAAGTGGCAGTCCGATTCTCAATCTTAGAACGGGCTACGTTTGCGGTGTGCTACGAACAACTCGTGATAGAGCCATCGACATCGGCGGCATCGCAGTCGGATTACAGGACACCGAAGTCTTGAAGCGTAACAAGAGATCTAGGGTTGGGGCGAGTCTATGGGAACGACGTCGCAATGAATGTCTCGCCGGCCTGGATGGAACCAAAGGGCGCCCGCCGACTAAAAAGGAACAACGAATTGCGGAAAAAGGCCGCCGCAATTCGTGGCGGTGGTGGATTTATGGTCTATGGGGTAGCCGCAAAGAAACCCCAATTGCGTCGGTTGGTTACTTTCGTCTTTTCACACTGAATAAGAACACGGGAATCGTCTCAGATGGCCGCGTATTTCGCGTTGATCAAGCCACGTGGCGAATTATCGAAGCAAGAGGCCAATGGGCATCGAATCCATTCCTCTTGGAGCCGGAACGAATGACCATCTGTTACACGCTCAAGCGACGTCATCTGGAAAATCCTGACCCGCTGGCTCCTCCTCCGGAGCATCGTAGTGTTATGGAACTGACGCGACAATTAAAGACCCCACTTGTAGGAGATGAATGCTGGGAAGGACCGTTCGATGATCTCGGACGGCATCGCAGAGATGTCTCCGGCTACATCCTTGCAGAGCGTCTACCGCTTGAGGTTATGGAGCCAGACTCGGCGTACGCGCTGGTGGAAGAAAACGGCGGCAGGTTTATCCAGATACTTCAAAAATCGATGTCGACCTAG
- a CDS encoding radical SAM/SPASM domain-containing protein, with product MCALLYRPEQFGAVVAKGDGEDVLLLDHDGANAFLQLAGLSNGDETAFQQTTVDGASYDALKTIVSTEGNFHLFKSNKGRLKSFPTLSYPLDLYWEVTRRCNERCVHCYNNSDNTGPHPTSEQISTTLKELENVQLRSLTITGGEPMMRKDFWTIAEQCRPISYKLVLGTNGTLINEGNADKIAELFDFVNVSLDTNTAEEFDLFRGYPGAFVKTTSAIRLLSERGVQVVVQSVLTRRTIDAVKELGYLVAELGGHTWTVRFPFYSGRAMNSQEQFLSHREVQKYVPLFDEVRSELSSRIPSVRIGAGYTWSYEKPYEYTDNPNQLMLCAAATVNAALSADGSLAPCSLFTETAFRSESVWKTSLQHEWQNADCFVAMRNIKLRDIGGCGTCSNALGQCGSGCRAKAYMKYGTIYKSDYDCGYSSADGSSEYPIRFRAKNVGAKTIG from the coding sequence ATGTGCGCACTTCTGTATCGTCCGGAGCAGTTTGGCGCGGTCGTCGCGAAGGGCGACGGGGAGGATGTTTTACTTCTCGATCACGATGGTGCTAACGCCTTTCTGCAATTGGCAGGATTATCGAACGGCGACGAAACCGCATTCCAACAGACTACCGTCGATGGAGCCAGTTACGATGCATTAAAGACGATCGTTTCTACGGAAGGGAATTTCCACTTATTCAAATCAAATAAAGGGAGGCTAAAAAGCTTCCCAACGCTTTCGTATCCGCTCGATTTATATTGGGAAGTGACTCGTCGCTGCAATGAGCGATGTGTTCATTGCTACAACAATTCAGACAATACGGGGCCGCATCCCACGTCTGAGCAAATTTCGACGACGTTGAAAGAGTTAGAGAACGTTCAACTGCGCTCCCTAACAATCACAGGCGGCGAGCCGATGATGCGTAAAGACTTCTGGACGATTGCGGAGCAGTGCAGACCTATCTCATACAAACTCGTTCTAGGAACAAACGGCACGCTGATTAATGAAGGAAACGCGGATAAGATCGCAGAACTGTTTGATTTCGTGAATGTAAGCCTTGACACCAATACTGCCGAAGAATTCGATCTGTTCAGGGGGTATCCAGGAGCCTTCGTGAAGACTACGAGCGCGATCCGCCTCTTAAGTGAGCGAGGCGTGCAGGTAGTTGTTCAATCCGTTCTGACACGCCGTACGATTGACGCTGTTAAGGAGCTGGGGTATCTCGTTGCAGAACTGGGCGGACATACATGGACAGTTCGATTTCCGTTTTACAGCGGTCGCGCTATGAATTCGCAGGAGCAATTTCTCTCGCACAGAGAAGTGCAGAAATACGTCCCGCTTTTCGACGAAGTGAGAAGCGAGCTTTCCTCACGCATCCCATCCGTTCGGATAGGTGCCGGTTATACTTGGAGTTACGAAAAACCGTACGAATATACCGACAATCCCAATCAACTTATGCTTTGTGCTGCCGCGACCGTGAATGCAGCCTTGTCCGCTGACGGATCACTCGCCCCGTGTTCGCTTTTTACGGAAACAGCGTTCCGCTCGGAATCTGTTTGGAAAACAAGCTTGCAGCATGAATGGCAGAACGCAGATTGTTTCGTCGCGATGAGAAACATAAAGTTGCGGGACATTGGCGGATGCGGCACATGTTCCAACGCGCTCGGTCAATGTGGCAGTGGATGCCGCGCAAAGGCATATATGAAGTATGGAACTATCTACAAGTCAGACTACGATTGCGGATATAGCTCGGCCGATGGTTCCAGCGAATATCCGATTCGTTTCCGCGCGAAAAACGTTGGAGCCAAGACCATTGGCTGA
- a CDS encoding PTS sugar transporter subunit IIA, whose amino-acid sequence MAGILIIAHAPFATALRDCISHIYGGLPARIGVIDVSPDCDPAQQVAFANSEIERLKEENGALVLTDMFGATPANIAGRLASLPNVRVLCGVNLPMLVRAVCYRATPLDTLVDKALAGATKGVHAIGPATPAPVAPTAESGDCLPALPPEAASADCMPALPPEADLTQKADSAGL is encoded by the coding sequence ATGGCAGGCATTCTGATCATTGCGCACGCTCCGTTCGCCACCGCGTTGCGCGATTGTATTTCGCACATCTATGGTGGCTTGCCGGCTCGCATCGGCGTGATCGACGTATCGCCGGATTGCGATCCCGCACAGCAGGTTGCGTTTGCGAACTCGGAAATCGAGCGTCTCAAGGAAGAAAACGGCGCGCTCGTCCTCACGGATATGTTCGGCGCCACGCCGGCGAATATCGCCGGACGGCTCGCGTCGTTGCCGAACGTGCGCGTGCTGTGCGGCGTCAACTTGCCGATGCTGGTGCGCGCGGTCTGTTATCGCGCCACACCACTCGACACGCTGGTCGACAAGGCACTCGCCGGCGCCACCAAGGGCGTGCACGCAATCGGGCCGGCCACGCCGGCGCCCGTCGCACCCACGGCGGAATCCGGCGACTGTTTGCCGGCTCTGCCGCCGGAGGCGGCATCGGCTGACTGTATGCCCGCCTTGCCGCCCGAAGCCGACCTGACGCAGAAAGCCGACTCGGCCGGCTTATAA